GAGAGATTATCTGTTATTGCATTTGTAAAACgcaaaaaattataagtttagtcaaaaaaaaaaattactatataTGTTTTCATACGAAAAACTAAACCTCCTTAAAAGCTTATGCCAAACCTGCCCATAGAAAACACAGTTTAGAAAAAGCAAATTGGCATTTGCTTTTCCAAAACAAAGtatctattttaaaaaatgcaATCCCAAAATACCCCTGGCTGATGTTAGAGGGAGCTATTTTAACTCATTTATGTGAAAAACACTCAACCTGATTATAGTTTTTCATGTTAATGGGTCAAacagaaagataaaaaaaaaacttggctaaAAATGAACACGCCCAAGAAGATTTACAACCTCCTACGTTATTATTTGTCATTGTTTAACATATTAATTAGTTGAGTAccagttaaaaaaaatttcctaatGCAGACCTTTTTTTTACATGTGTTGAAGAtctacccattttgacccgaTTCTAGATGTCTGCCAATATTGCCATCTATAACTCATACGATTACCATAAAACACCCTACATCAGTGTTCAATTTCATTACTTATCAGTGACACAACCACATTGAACCGAATCGCAAAAAGATAATCAACTTTAGTTATAACCCGTTTATTATGCATACAAACGTTACTAATATTAGTTACGGAATTTTAGTAAAAGAAATTACCcttgaaataaatatatatcaattttcTTTAATCTAAATACTAATAAAGcttctttctttttatgtatatgATTCTTTTTCATGAAAGTAAGGGGAAGCTAGTCTAGGATCTGTTACCCAGATAATTAGTACTAGTAGTAGCTAGTCTTTAGTGGAATCTTTCCTTTATAGCTAGctcaaaaaaacatatatacagaCAACATGAATCTATCTTTAATTTCTGTGATCCATGATTTCCATCTGATGAGATATATTGAGGGATCCAAGGGTAGGCTTGATGATCTTAAAGTTATATAATGTGGGGCTGTATGTAGAATGCAAGAGGGGGtaacatacacatatacaagACCAGTCaaaaagagaaggaaaaaaaataaagttaaaaataagGGAATGTCTGATCAGATCTTAGATATGTTATGATGCTGCTTTCAATGATTATTTGGTCATTGTTTGTCAGCAATAAGATAAAAAGTGAtgcaagaaaaagaaacaaagttAAGAGAGAGATGGTAACTTTTTCTACATGTGCTTCCCATGCCCTTTACTTGGGTTTTGTACCCCTATATACCTTCAACTAGTCTACAAGTGATTTGTGTGAAATGTAAACCAAATGAAGAAAATAATCCCTAAAATTACATTCAATTGTGACAAAATACAGAATTTTGCATACTAAATCTTAACCACTAGCCTCAATACTTCAATAGTGTACACATGGAAAGTTTAGTTTCATTGAACACGACTCGATtgttaatagttttttttttgaatatataaagaAATGTTGACAAAATGCAAAACTTGTTCTGCATTCGAGAGGCATATGTCTCCTAAAGACGCTTACTTTATCCTTGATTCATTAATCAACGCAACTCTACTAAACCATTCAACATACCTGTTATAACATGAGTATaatgttattacatgttttgATTATGGAGACTGCATTATTACCTCATCTATTGACAAACCCTAAACAACCCGAGCTAGCGCACGTTTCTTAACATCTGACTATGGAAAAAAACCTTGAACTTTTATGTGGTGGAGTAGTAAAACACATACCAAAAACCTTACGTAGTTATTACTATTTTCATTCACCTGGGcgtaaaatacaaaaaacattttaatataCCTAATGCTTAATTATCAGAGAAATTTGGATGTATCCTTCAACACAAATGTTGAAACAGGGGAGTATATGTAACAGAAAACAAATTGCATAATAATTTTCGATGAGGATAGTGAGCAAATAGGTCATTCTGTAATATAACTGTTCATGTTCCTCCTTTTCTCATTTATTGAGCTAATTTCCCTTTACCCCTGCACCAGTAATGGACCCACAGAATGaaattataaaaggaaaaacTAGACAGACTGAAAGGAGCTTATATGCTTTATTATATGAACAAAGCAAGCATCAGAACTTTATGTACTGCTCTGTTTGATAGCAAGAAAGTATATCAATCATCATATGATATATAAAGATGCTGCTACTATTGGCAACACTATTTAACAATATGGTCTATATGGGTCATTTGGATTTACTCTACCAATATGGGCAACCTGGCATTTGGGCTTGGAACTTAGCCCGGGTTAGATATAATCAAAAATACCAATGGCATGGATCGCCCCAAAACTTTCAGATCCAATTTTAGACCCGAAAAATTATGTGCATGGCAGAAGACCAATCCCCTTTAGACTTATGGAGCCGGGCAATATCTGACGCTAATGAGTACTACAGCTAAGGGTGTCAACCCATTTACTCATGAATGGGTCAATTCAGATGTTTTTCTAATTGAGGGGTTGAATGGGATACTctaggaaaaaaaagaaaaagaaaaagtaacaGCTTGAAAGAAAATGAGTCAAACAGGTTGAAACACACCAACATTGTATATTGATGCATagaacctcctaaatcattttaatttaaaaggttaGATAACTATCGAACTAATGTAACTacgtaatcatatttgacatagTAACTCTTAATTTATAACATGGACACAAAATATGTGGGCACAACACAACCCTACTGGTTTCAATCCGTATAAATACATATCACTTTAAATGGGACCTGTTAACCAGCGTGCCCATTTTGACACCTAAACTAAATACAACAGATAGTAACTCACTCTGACATTAACCTATGATATGCTACTCAATCATGTATATTACAGTAGACTAATCATTTCACATACTATAGCAGAATATACTAAATGTGTAGAAGTTGGCAAACCAGGTGAGGAAGTTAGCACCGCACCACATATATCATGCAAAATGCCAATTTTATCTTTCTAGAAAGAATTATGTAGTTGGGTCCTTCCCAAACCTCATCATAGCATGAGTTGCGAACATGGAAGCCCTTTTACTCATCTCAATGATTTGCCCAACGAGTGGCACCTTAGAAGTCTCTTTATTCCATAGCGGCTTCTTGTCCCAACTAGCACATTTGTTAAGATAAGTCAATTAGATGGCAGATATTATAgtcaaaacaaaagaaaaaaagaaaaagatcatGGTTTTTCGAACATAATAACAGAAAAATATCCATATTAACTCAGAAATTAACATGTCGCAATTTCGACCCATTAACTTATGAATACATTGATTTGGGCCGTGTTTTATCTAAACGGGTGAAATGaattatatcatattttaagAAGTCAAAAGTTTCTGAAGTCTTTCTTTTCTTAATGCTTACAACCTCCATCTTTGTTATATTCAAATCCTATTCTATAGACTATTTATCTATTAAAACAATTTGAAGTGTTTGCAGCCAAAACGTACCAAAAAACACCCGGTTTCAACCCAACCCCTGTCTGACCCGTTTCATCTTGCTACCTCCAGGCTCCAGATATGTAAATATGTATCTGGTCTTCCAAAAATTTTGGAAAGACAAAGCCTATGAGGATATGGAAGGTTCACAAAGGAAAAGCGTTTTATATTTTAAGAGATAAGTAGAGGGAAATTCAGAagtataattattatatgaCGGCgtaaacaaatttttaaaaagaaattatgtATTACCAATCTTCATGACGAATGACCTTCCCATTCTCTACATAGAGTTTGATAAGCGATATCATATCAATATTCTTTCCCATAAACTTGTAGTATTGCTTATTGTCAATGAGTATCTATTTGATTCAAAATAGACATACTCTTAAATACAAAGAGGATAACACAAGAAATTTGAAAGCCATTCAGAAAGATAATTAACCTCTCTTCTTCCATGAGGAAGCATATTTTCTTTAATGCTATACTCTACAATTCTAGACTCGGTAAAGACCTGTAATTTATGAATGAGAAACCTGATGTTATTCCATATCAAAAGAATTatacaagttaaaagatatTAAAGAAATATGTACAACAAAGTAATACAACCTTGGAAAGAGAATAAAAGGCCGACTTGATCTGCTTTACCCTGAAGGCATAAACATGAGTTTACATGATACAACCATAGAGATGACTGGAAgagaaatgatttttttttttcatggcCTCTTCAAAGCAATCAAATTATAGAATCGTGCTTACCCGCGTGCGCACATGAGTGGATCTTCAAAAGATGCATTTGGAGCATAGATTTCAAAGTCTTGAGGCAAGGCCCGTGATGCATACCTGAAACAAGTGACAACTAGTAAATGAGATTACTTGAAAAGTTGTTAAGTGAACGAGAAAGATGTTTCAAGAGATTATGAATGGAATAATGAAAATCACGTGAGGAAAAGAATGCATTCAAAATCACAGGAAAGATGTTTTTCTGCAACGTCCTTTTTTCCGTACACTGTTTAAAAGTTCGTTAACTGGGTGGAACACTCATACAAGAACATTGCATGAAACGCAACACGTCTTAGGGTGTACAAAAAAAGTACCTTACATAAAACGCTAACTCGAAACGACCTAGTGTTAAAAACAAGTGCAGATTAAACAACATATCATTCTGCAAGTAAATCTAAATCCTAGTGGATGCACAAAAGATTTGCAGATACTTATAACTAACCAACAAAATGTTTGCAAAAATTAGTATGAAATAAACTACTTGAAGTATAAACTCACAGATTGAGGATATGAGGTAGTATATCATCTGAAACCTTTTTTGAGTGATTTAAATCACAAGCTCCATTATCACATGTCTCGCTCTGTCGATCCCTTTTCGGCTCTTTAGTATCTTCACAAACACGTTAACCTTGAAACCATCAGTACCGTTCAAGTTAAGATATTCTTTCGAATCcagtatcatatatattatataacaacTAGTTTTTCAAAAAGTGAAAATTACCAAGGCAAGGAAGGCCGGTAGCAAAAATAACAAGATTGACAATGTGCGGTATGTAAAATATTTGTCCCTTATGGAAAAGTAAGATTAATTAGTCCTATTTCTTACATTTAATTAAATCAGCATCAAACTGGTAGATGGCACATAATAGTCCAATTTTGACATTTTAGGTATGCAAGAAATTGGTGGATTTCTTGTAAGAgtaaaatgtttataaaaattcatattatatatcatacatGTATGTAATACTAATAAAGAGCAGCTAGGCTGGGAAATATGATATTATCGGTATTGAAAAACCATATAAAATATGACAGCATGAAACTTTAAACATTTACAAATAAACTGTCCCTAGAATATTTAGTACTAAAAAAACATGCAGAACAGTTgatgaattaaaatataaggGGCTAAGGGCGGTTATTTTTATGTACAAAAATTATAGTTTCGACGAGTTAACTATTCACATAAAAATTGATCATTTGCGGAAAAGAGGATCAAAGGAGGGAACTAGGGAAGGAAATAAAGTTAGATCGATCACCTGTAGAGTTGGTTTCCATAGTTGCTGTTTTGAAGTTGTTGGCGGATGAtgaacaataacaatatattgCAAACCAAGAAAGTGGTTGATGACCAAATGTTTttgaagaagaaggagttgaacGTAATTGTTGGATGAACAAGAATCTTGTTGAAGAGACCATGAAAGTGGTTTGGAAGATCTTCACGTGGCTGCACCATGTCCGCCTATTAATAGTACTGCCGCCATGAGGGCATCTCCATTTTTACAAATGCAAATTACTAaaacttttaacaaaataaCCTAAAAACCCTTTTAATGCACATGTgatatccactaattcttttcCGGAAAATTTTTTAGGctattaatcatttcccttttcaTAAAGCTTTTCACTATTCGAAGagtaaaaaactttttataaatttgaagTCTTTGTAAGAACACGAGACTCTCTCTTTTtactatttataattaaaagactttttttgagttttaactATTAGAGTCATCATTTGAtgaaaaaatttttataaaaaaactatacTATTGGAGTTGCTCttagtgaattttttttttttgaaaaataaatttcgcttgaaacttcgtgtcgcgattcgacagcgagaagtctagcatacgttgtcttaactgggtctACGCTGAAGAACtttctcgaagtagaaatgtctatttcaaatacccaacgggggaaaaccccctactaaaaCGCCTGAAGGCacaacgattaataggggtaaacccaaAGCTAAGTCTTCATAGAAAGACTACCTATATCTTAAAGTTGGTAGAATGaagattcgaacctgagacctataGGTTATCAGGACAACTCTAAACCATTACAACAACTCATCATTGATTGCTCTTAGTCAATTAATCAATATTTTCTATGTAATGGACAAAGAGTTCATCAATCctatattatttttctaatttatttaattacattaGTATAACTTAGTTTTATAATCTAATTTTatgatcttttatataaataaaagaaaattgtgatgatgtcatctttattaatggaaaacctacttgtttttatttaattaatttatgacatcatgcATATCtagttaaattttgattttttattcattcattaaatattttcacttttaaatattttagttttctaCATGTGAATGGGTTACATGCTttcttttaagttatatatatatatatatatatatatattttgtacaaacatttttggtaaataaagtaaatttttttatctGTCCGCATAATACACGGGTTATTAAGCTAGTTATTAATATCATGAAAATTGAAAATCTGGTTCCTTCTAAGAATATATCAACGCCTAGCTCCAATTATCTTTGTCATGAACTCATGGTTGATAAGAATATATCAACGCCTAGCTCCAATTATCTTTGTCATGAACTCATGGTTGATACTTGATAGTTGATTATGTTTAAGACCTTAAAAGGGATATGTTTggcataataaataaaatcatttttaaacaaCGATTGATTTTAAATACGTGCGGCGTTGACTAAAAACATaggttaaaaaaacaataactgATGGCTACATAATTATTcataatatatgataatattaaaaatgttaaattatGACTGATCCAAACAATAAaactataatttaatatatgatatacatcAAATATGTTAATACATAAccaataaaatgtaaatatttataaatcaaaataaatccGATTTattaaatagaatataataaatacttttaaaaaaataaaaaataatataccGTAATAAATAATCTCACTAAAAAAAACACAGATATttcattgaattaataaaaaaaaatagtataatgtatataaacatttttgtattcatataaaatataaaacattaaatattaataattaggaTTTTGATTTTGA
The Erigeron canadensis isolate Cc75 chromosome 2, C_canadensis_v1, whole genome shotgun sequence DNA segment above includes these coding regions:
- the LOC122589003 gene encoding uncharacterized protein LOC122589003 → MVSSTRFLFIQQLRSTPSSSKTFGHQPLSWFAIYCYCSSSANNFKTATMETNSTDTKEPKRDRQSETCDNGACDLNHSKKVSDDILPHILNLYASRALPQDFEIYAPNASFEDPLMCARGVKQIKSAFYSLSKVFTESRIVEYSIKENMLPHGRREILIDNKQYYKFMGKNIDMISLIKLYVENGKVIRHEDCWDKKPLWNKETSKVPLVGQIIEMSKRASMFATHAMMRFGKDPTT